The segment CTCATCAGAACGAGACACTTTTGCGACATGTTTATCATTCTCCTCCCTCGCTGCGTTTCGTTTCGTTGTTCTGCTCTGCGCTTGTATTCAATGCTCCCTTTTGAAGATATATATAAGCCCTTACTTAGAAATAACTTTTTGTGTATGAgacgtttaatttattcttaaaagaggaaaatgcaaaactcTATGAGGATTGTACTCAAAAATTACATTCATGAATTCAACGAAAATGTgcttaattgtaatttatatgcaaatttaattaaaattagaaataaaagatGTTGCCCCTGCTAATCTGTAATATATTTTGGTGAAATCTTGCATCTAAAACAGTCacttaaacaaataaaaacgtctttttaatacaaaaaactgAATAGCTCGTTGAGTTTGAAACAAATACaccgaatttaaatttcttttaattgtaGATGCACTTGGATTATTATTAGTTACGGACAAATTAATCAAGTCCAAAACTGTTGTTGGTGTAGATGGGTTCACTTTCCTTGATGTACCACAAATTCACTGCACAGTGTATTTTTCCAAAGGTGATTTGGTTTGTGACGTTGTTGTATCGGGCGTAGACACACTCCTTGGACGGATCCATGGAAGGCTCGCCCTCCTCCCACTGGATGTGAGGCCCTTCCATCAAAGGATTATCCCGTTCATTGCACCACCGGACCGAGCGTGGACAACCGAAAGAGGACGCGGACACGTAGTATTGGCCGCTCTTTATATTGTTAGCtacgatttaataaaataaaataatcagtcaGGTATTTAAACATTCTAAAGGACAACCTTTGAACACCTTAAGTAGACAATCAAATTCCTCTTTCGTTTCTAAGGCACAAAACGTGGTGTTCACATCGAAATTCGCACAAGAATATTTTGCAGCCTGAAATTGCGTCTCCTGGATTTTCATGAGAGCGTTAAACCCGTGAAATTAGCTTGTTTCTCACTTTCAGAACAGTTGAAACGTCGTAAATTCTATTGCAACCATTTACGTAGACACAGCCAGGTCGATACACAGCTGACAACAGTAATTTTCTACATTTAGCACAAATATTAGTTGACAGTTTAGAAATTACCTGGAGTGAATTTCCTCTTGAGATTTTCTTTGTACTATATGGAgtagcaaaacaaattaaatataattctaacgacttaaataatttttaatattttaacctcCAGTTCGCAGCCTACAGGAATGCAAACGCTCTCTGTGCACCTATGTGGCAGCACgcgcttttgaaattattgaaattactCGCGAGAACAGCATACAACATTGGTTTACTTTGCATATCACCCTTCTTAAAGAGGAGCTGCTCTCGAATTCATAGACAATTGAGCCTGTTGCGTTGTCCACTTGGGCGgccaattttttgctcgtATCAGGGTTGTTCGGCAGGAGatttgaatcaattaattCGGCCGAACCGTCTAAATTGCACCAAAAGTACGTGTCGGAACAAGTGGCAGAAACATTCGCACTCGTCCAGAACGCTTGAACGTGCAGTTTGCGACCTGAGGATTTGAAAGAACCGAAATTTTGGCGAATTTCATACTTGCTATGTATTACGGATTAACTCAGCCGCCAAGCACTTGGATTCTTCTTCAGAATATAATCCAATGAGACTCATTTGCTTGGTACAGCAAAACATTCGAGCCGCATTTGGTGAAAACTGTTAAAGAAATCCAGGCTCATACAGATGCAAACAGTTAGTTTATGCAAAACTGTCAATTAacaaagcttttaaaattaattcatagtATACCGAAACAGATTTGGACACAAGGTATTGGTAGccgcatttttcaaagaattctCCGTCAGAGGATTctgtaaaaatgatatttgcTGAGACTAAATTTCCCATAAAGAGCATGTGCTTTACTGTATCCAAATTTCGCTGTTATCTTGAACAATTGTTTGTGTTAATTTGcagttaatttataaatccaAATGTTTTTACTTCATTTCCGCAATTGGGTTTCATGCATTCTGCAGTACACTCTTCTTTAGACTGTGTTGATTTAGAATTTGTGTACTCTGTTAAGTGCAAATAGAGTTCAAACCTTTGATTCTTTGCATTTTTGGCCAGTGCATCTAGAAGCGCACGTTTCCTCGTGGCATAATTCTGGCAGTATACAGATAAAGAAGTTAGGATTGTCACAATTTTCGAGTTCAGTGGTGAAGTTGCCCCGCCTCCTGCAATCAGTTATGCGAATCCGGGTTTTTGAAGCTgttgaaacattatttattcacaTTGTAAAGACTTTGCAGGCGACCGTCCTGTTCTTCGCTGTCGCGTCCATCACTTCGACGTCGCTGGTCcacagttttatattttttggaaaatctgTCAAGAAGTGTGTATTTTTGTAGAGGGCAAAATcacttctaaaatttaaaattacttggATAATTGCTCATCATAAATGACAGCATCGATGATTCGACACCAAAGTCGAGAAAATGGCTTCGACAGAACTTTTCTGCTTTAAATCTACCATCCTAATTAAAACCATATAGAAACCATTTATAAAACTGATTGCGCAGCTGGAAACCATACCTGGATCAAAAccggaaaataaaacagcggATAGTCCCCACTCTGCTGCATTATCAGCTCTTTCACTGTGGAATCATGGCTGAAAAATGAGTTTGCGAAGCATATGGAGAACTTTTTACCTTTTGCTTTGCAAAAAGCTGTGACCTTTCTAGGCTGgtgaacaaaaatgaaatggtaCAATATTAATATCCTTATCAATATTATTAAGTTTTACTATTCTgatgcaacaaaatttaatgaaaaactatagcaaaatctagaaaaattgtaaattttctgaACACATCCACAAAGCACTGGAGAACCGAAAGAAATAAGAATATTTCTTCCATGCAAGTACGAGTACATAACttcgaattattttgaaaagaattacAGGGTATAGTGATGATTTcctaaattgaaattcctgTTTGCAAACCTGAGTGAAGCAATTAATAGCTTTCATAACTGGCGTAAATATTCGTCGTAAAAAACTCGGTTTCTTCGATTTCTCGTCGCTCTGAGCCTCTGTCGCTGCACTACATTTTGCAATGCACTCAAACTGATCTGATCTCTTCCTCCAAGAAAAATCTTGCTCTATATACACAAACATGATAGAACATTCAATTATGTAATTATCAGTGAGGAGAAACATACTTGTCACCAAATTTTCTAATCGGCACACACTATCAGTGACACTTTgctggaagaaaaattaatcaattaaacaaataaatgatttaacgCGATGGCATACTTCGCTTGAAGGCGAATACTGCAGCTGCATCAGTATTAAAATGACCGTCAATGCTTTATGATGGGCTTCCATTAGGAAATTTAGGCCGTGCAGCTCGCTGAGAGCACCCAACTGAAACCAATAACTTGCCAACAGACAAGAGGGGAAATCTGATTTTCGCTAACTGACGTCATATAGTTTCCGTTCCGTCCGGCACACGTTCTGTATTTCCAActttgaattggaaaattcatttatttcttttttagttttgaacaAAATGACTGTTTTTAGACTGTGTGCATTTATGGTGTTTTGTTTATGTTATACGTGTTTGTTAGTTTGTCTTTTTTACAGGTTAGTTTCATATATAGGCAGGTAATTAAgactaaatttatattacataACTCACCTTCACTTATTTATACTCTTTATTGATATTGATTTCTTAaagaagtaaattatttattgttttatctcTCAGGGTactaatttgatattttgaataaaatcattatctCCTCTCGCAAACAAAGGACACGGAGGAATTTGCTGCGTGCGGCGCGAGGCAGGCGAGCGTCAGAACGAATTAACTtgcgaaattaataataacaattgaAACAACAAGATCAACACGGCGAGATAGGCGGGGTGCTCTTTGTTTGCCGCGTGGCTAATCGGCCGGCCGATCTGCGCGCTTTTCATCATCTGCGTGTGTGTCTGTCTCGGTCGCGCATTCACAGCGTGTTTTGCCTTATCTGCttgtagcagcagcagcagttttgATAAAGACTGGCTGCCTCTCGCTTTGTGTTTTGCGCGCGGTCAGATGGGGTTGCTCTCTCATGCTTTATGACTGCAATTATTCCGCACCAGTGtgaccaaccaaccaaccaacctaTAGCCGCCCCCGACCCCGAACCACCTCTACTTCGGGCCATTTTTGTCTGTATTTcgtgtgaaaaatatattaaaatttgttatagattttaaaattttcattctgcaatttaaaaaagtgtgcATGGAGGTCGTTTATACTTGTAGACTAAATTATTGTtcgtttcttttaatttaaacaaaatttcagtttgtACCAATTTAACATGCTAAAATAGCACTCCCAAACAAATTAGataaaaacctaaaaatgtactaatttaaaaacctcaaggaaaataaaagtagactgtttttttaattttatttcttttatccTTCTAcctttgtaaattaaatctacATAACTTCATCTTCTTGTTTCAGCCCGTCATTAAGTTGTCCCTGGTGTCTGTATATATGCTGTTCGAACGCGTGGCGATTAATTCAGCGACAGAtgcggcggcgacggcagcGCATCGCTATGCGGCGCGCGCGAGGGTGTCAAGTGGCGTGTCCAGCTCACTTTTCGGCCAAAAGCACCCTTTTGCGGACAATATGCGGggaccaataatttttttccaccgCGTGTTTTATGACACGACAATAACTCTTCGCCCGCCGCCATCTGCGCCCCCTGAATTATgcttaaattatgaaatttaaattgcccgACGCGCGTCAGCACACTCGCCACCTCAGCCAAACTGctctttaaaaacaattccGACGCAACTGCTGTTGCTGATTAATCGTGTTTGATATTGCACTCAATTTACTCTGCCAGGTTTATTGTCGAAGGAAGTCTGACGCGTGCCACACGTTTACTATTAGCAGACTGCGGTGAAGCCAAGTCTGAATGCAAATCACTGAacgatataaatataaatatataataaaattaagattaacGCAGTGGCACAAAGGTCtgtttggatttattttttaatcgtaaaatttctagacctaaactttattttgtgaaatttacgTCACACGgactgaattaaaaagaaagttCTAGTCACgtgaaagatttaaaaacaaaaattaaattttaaacagaaacctttttctcaaatatgactatgaattaaaattaatctatcATATTCTGCTTATAGGTCtcagataaatatatttgcataACATGGATGAGGTATGCGCCGTGAAAAAATGCAGGAGAAGAACTTTGGCAGCAAAAGATTCGTAAATATCCCGAAAAAtactctaaatattttaacgagCCCGCGGAGTCTGTACAACAATTGATGTTTTAATCTGTCAGTCGATTATTGAGCGAGTATAAATGGATTGGTCAAGGTGGTTATATTAATTAAGTCATGAGCTGCTGGctgcgcaatttttcccgGAAATTAGTCACGCCGTCTGATCTTCCCCGGCGCAACAATGGCCGCGCGCGCTCCTCTGACTCATTAATTTCAGCCTGGCATCATTATTTAGCGCATCAAACGCAGCATCAAGTTATCAAACGTTTGGCCTGGCGTGGGCAGAGAGCTAGCGCATGCAAAACGCTCGTGATTCGTTTTGTGCTTGTCCGACGGGGCAGAAACTCGACGTTTTGATTGACTCGAGCGTTTCCATGTTATTTTAGCCCGTGAGAATCAATCACGACGGGGGAGgagagttattatttttaaagcgaaggggcttcttattttttactaatcgtaacagaaaaatatatttagagtttgcagtaaagaaataaagttttcaaaaagtatgaaaaaagCACCCACACCAAGTTTAAAGTCTAGAATGTGGGAAAtaaacttattatttattctctttcatcgaaatttattgcagctACCTTCcctgtataaaataaaaccgttAAAACTGagtgaaagttaaaaaaattataaacgcATTAGATAACATAACCAATTTTCTGTTTGACAAAAGTAAGAGCGGTGAAACTGTATATTTGTGCGCCACAAACCGCAAATAAACACCCGATCTGTGGAtgggcgtgtgtgtgtacctCTCTACTGCCACTATTGCGATGATTTCCCCGCAAACCAAGGCCGCGTGCCCGTCGATTATCATTGTTATCGCTTTCGCCTCCGTCCGCCTGGCGGTTGCATGCAATTGAACGGAGGGGAGGCGAGCGGAATAAAATTGACTGGATCCGGAGATAGATGCCCTGCAAATTGGATGACAATGCAGCCGAAAACTGGGAATTCTGTGGACAAGTCATGTAGAGGAGCAGGGCAGTGAGAGCTGACAATTTCATCTTTATTGAAAATGCTTCtttcttgcaaaaaaattattaaagtagTTGAATAAATGACAAGAATTCATATTTTCTtatggtttgaaattttctctgaaGGAGGGCATTTCTTTAAGAAGTAAACAGACTTTACCTTGTTAGTTGctagctgatttttttgtcttgaaaagcaaaaaactttGACATTGACAAAAATTCAGGATTCTATATGCTATGAATTTCGTTATGGAGGTAAATTACTGCTGATGAAGCCtgcggggccgaaacagcCCCTGTACAGTACGAGAgcgtgtgatttttttttataatttcgcCTTATTAACAAGCCATTCCTTGTTAACTGCATAACAATTAttagcaaaaacaaaaaaaaaattggcacgaagacctttttaaatttcaaatgctaattagttttcattttggaatgaaataatttaggtttaatttgagattaaaaataatatttgtgaaGAATTTGTCTGGGATCAAGCCTTTTTGTACGAAACTTGCTTCACTGCCCCCGAAAGTTTGCATGTAAGGCTGAAGCAGCTCATCAGGCCCCAAATTATCCACCGACACGTCCCCCCATTAAACTCTCTTCCACAATCTGCTCGGCGTCACCCCTGCCGACCACCCCCTAAGTGGGGTGGCTCTTATTACAATTCATACATGCTTCACTTGGTCTTTTTAGCCGCGCGagcgcaacacacacacactcgcataATAGCGCACAGACAGCCGGAATGAATAACTAtgggtaaatattttattaactgaTGCTCTCTATTAAGCGCGCCGCGCTATCTCCCACTAGCTGCTTTTTTGCTTCGCTCGCTGCCTCTTTTATGTTGCCaacagccgccgccgctctctcACAAAATTATCTATGCTAATGAGAAAGCCCCGGCCAAaggttgaattaatttgagctgACAATATTGTTGTAACCGGTGTTAGCGAGCAAACAAATGTAAATTGTGTgctagatttttaaaattaaaatttctttcattgatTGTACACGCGTTATTATATTAAAGAAGAGTAGACACGCCTTCTAACCATCCCTGAATAGTTTCCCAAAAGGAATTTaccaatattttgtttaaaaaaaacccttAATGCAATTATTAAGATAGTTTTTATGCATCGTAGTATCAAtacaacattttcaatttaaaattaatatttttaaaataaaaaaatatcaaattttgttcatcaATTTTGAggcttaaaaattgtaagctTTCAATAGTCGTACTGAGACAAAAaccacaaaacaaaaaatgaaagccGCGGATTATCGCAGGTTTTGAGGTGATTTTGATGGTTTAATTTCTCCGcagattcaaataaattcaaatttctagaCGCATTATAGGAATATCATCATAGCTTAtaggaaaacaatttaaaattattttagtttaaattaatttttaattttaatttcaggtaGACAACGTTGCATGCTTTGTGCCGGTGCGCCTTTTTGCGTCTCGAATTGCGCACACACAATGGCATCGAATCAGCCACCCCAAACAAGCACGCAAGGGTTGAAATCAAGGGGTTGAGGGAGTGATGTTCGATTGCGCCCGGTGcaggcaaacacacacacacacggtagctttctctctcgcgcgcgcggcgagggTGAGAGCATGCAGCTCTGGCGTTTTTGCTTTTGTCATTCGTTTTTACGCTTTGATTGATCGAAAATCGGCGCGTCTGTGTGATGTGATTAAGGGAGGGTGGCGATATTAACCTCTCTGTCACCAGTTGGATGCGCGGATAATGAACCGACGTGCAGTGTAATGCTCCTTTCAGAatgcgcacacacacactccgaTGACGACggttattgaatatttaatccgtctattttaataaaatcatcatTAGGGCGTGATTTTATCTGCATATTTCCACGAGTGCCTGCGCAGATGTCTCTATTTGGCATCATCATCTGCGTTTTAATATGTTTATCATAAATCCCCTTGATATACTGCCAAATTAGCGGACAGCTgcgaatgtttttatttttttctaattttatttgaaatgcgccttaattaaaaatttttctaaactccaaagcaaaaaagacaaatcaattttaaacttttcaaatcaatattttagaagaaaattaatcgagTAAAATTTTCGCTCAGCCCtgttttgcatattatttGTCAGTTAGCACAGGAGGCCACGATTTTTGCCTCTTGTGCGTCGGCTTCAATTACGGTTGAGAGATTTTCTCATGGGTGTCACACCCCCGGCGGAGCGCGATTATGACgacgataataataattgtccTCTCCGGCTCAGTACCAGCACCATCACGATGTCTGAAAGCGCAGAGGACACAATAAAAGTGGCAATCGCTCGCTCAGCATCAGTTATAATCTGCGTGACAGTCCTTCAAATCTtgaatcgcgcgcgcgcgcgtgcaataCTTTTATCCGCGGCATTTCACTCTTTATTCATTCCATTCATAAACTACTGATGGATgagttttattctttttccATTACTTCATTTCGTTTCTGCTGTAACTAGCCTCGGACTCTGGTTCATACAAAAtgattgtaaattattaaaattaaaagaggaaatttttaatttcatcgcATCTTGAACTAAATTTAGATATTGGctatttgaaaagaattaatCACCATCAAGCAATAAAATCTTGCCTAAATTTGTGTGATCAATTCcatcgattaaattttttacgtattttaaaagataaaaaataggaaaatttaaattgaatgaaaaattgcgtggtcagtattgaaataaaataatgtgcagGGAGAACATAGTTACAAAATACAGGAAAAATTATCCTTTCTTCAAGAGATTTATgtaataattacataattaagtttttatacCAGTCTATAGTCTCTATTCCCCATTAAATTCCTTGCTagtaaaattgctaatttaatttaaatattgtatgtACGTGTTGCCTTTAAATACATATCATTCTGGATAATAATTATGGCATGTCGTAGGCGGCCAGAAAACCGTTCCCATGGGTGAGTGCCACAGTGGCAATGTTTGTAGCATCATCCCTGGTTCAGTTAACCCCAATTCAACCCCCGACGAGATCGCACATCGTGACACGCATACCCGCATCTCTGCGTCGCGCGCGCCtaccaaataaattgttgcaatAATTGATCTTCATTTAAGGAGCTCGTAAATTGTGAGGCAGACAAAAAGTTGCTTTCACGTCGGCGCAGGGAGGCAAACGCATGCAGGGAAATGGTATTTAACGTGTGAGAATCGGGCTGAAATACACTCACATGCACAGCACGGAGGGTGCAGCGAGCAGTcacttatttcattttttacaaccAGCTATAGGCAGGCCACTCGAACACAAAAAGCCTACTTTGTTATTGCTTGTTGTGCACCCCCTACAAATTGCCATTtaatagaatgaaatatttatgatttgtgTGTCTGCCTGCCGGAAAAGTGTGAAACCAACTTTCGTGTTGGACCTGTTCAACAAACTTGGGTTGAATGTTTCCTTGGTATAATTTTAGTGCTTCATGGTTTTGCTTAAATCTTTCTGATCTatcaactgtttttttttattattattaaaactgaacaatttttaaggtGGAAAAACGCGTTAAAATTTCTGCAATATccctaaataaaatcatatagTAACTGTTTAATTCCTGATTTTGTTACGGAAAATTGAGACTGGATAATTTTACTCCCATACTGAGAATTGGTTTccatatttaaattccaattttgataCAGGGAAAGaacttgtatttttttgcatttctgctGAATTCTCTCTCCTCCACTTTTCCCTCTCTAAACAACAAACCGTGTCATTCCACGGCGTTTCCTCGGTAGTTTAGAGAATGAATTAACGAAATTAACCGAATTCAGCtgagtaaaaattgaagagcACCAATTAAAACAGCAATTACAGTTCCCACGAGGCTGCCGCAGCagagttatttatttgtctcgCTTATGATCTGCGTAAGTGGCCGTTTATCGACGTCATTATGCACTCTGGACGCGCGTGTGAGCTCATATTCAAATCAACCCTTGCTATGCTATATGATTCAGTCATAAAGTACTCGagtgttgttttgttttgccgCTTGTGAGAAAGGCAGCAAGCGCAGACCTGGAAGTGGAGAGCACCCGTCGGGTacgaaacaaaaaacaattattgtgtGTTTTGCATATCACATGAGGGGTAATTGACATAAATAATCATAACCGAGAGGGAGAGGGGTTGATTAACGCTGGCAAGAGAAAGGGTGGGGCCGCGTCGGCTCATTAAGTACTTTAGCCGGCCCCATAACATAGTGCCAAAAGATTCATTTACGTCCCTCTTTTTTGTTCTAAACTGCTCGAGTCTGGAGCGAAGGCACGTGCGATGCGCTCGTTCGTTTTGTTGCACGCAGTTTTTGTCAACCACGCGCGTGCAAAGCGGattatgaatttaataatgtgACAAACCAGTTGAGCTTTTAAGCTTTTCAAGAAGGGAGAGATGGATGCTCATTTTGAGGATCGTATCAGGGGTGGAATCGCCCTGAAATTCGATACAAGAccgattgaaattaaaaatgctgaatGTGAACTCAATTCTTCGTCctctaaaaactaaaattattgaattaaatcgtatgaaaatttatcttggtcctaatttttatttgaattatgtaAGGATAAAGTTCTTTTCAAGAGTATACAgaattttgctctaaaatgtatttaataaataaaaactcattGTGAAGTCTACTCAATAGTATACGAAAGCTAAACTccttaaattgatttgaataaatgatTTCCAgccttgaataaaaattagtttcgcAGCTGATTACAAGTTAAACGTCCATCACTCTTTCAGACCCTATAGAGTTAAATAAACCTGCCACTTAATTCCCTAGCCTCTGATTGCCTCACAGTACAGTAAATACTGTTAAAAACTCGTAAAACAAAGCCCTAACTGGCGctcgttgaaataaaattcacttaaacaaatttatctaGAGGACATCTTGCTAGAGGACGCGGTCGAGCACTCATTAAAAGCTACCGGCGCTATTGTTTATCTGGCGAACCAATCTGACAGCAGATCTGCCCGCTGAAATAAATTCGGCTAGGCTTTATACATTTCTCAAGAAAATTAGCCGTTTTTGTTCAGCACCGCTTCGGATTTTAACGCTCTATCACCTTGGAAAGGGGCCTCTCAGCTTGCAGGGAGATCGGCCCAAGCATTTTATCGCGGATCTGATCGTAGCAAAAAAAACGACATGTGTCACTATCGGATTTGATTGCATCCAGCGTGTCTCTTAGTGTTTTTATCGTGTGTTCACACTTACAAATTAGTATGCATTTCGCCCGTTTTTCCTTGTTCATTTATCATTCCatcctgatatttttaaaaataaacagtcgTCATTGACACGCTTCAATGTAGCATgcaaatcaagttttttttataaaaaaaatatatctaaaaCTGGTCTCCTTTTTACTGGTCTTGGACAAGATgtggcaagaaaaaaaatatttaaccttgtttattttttagacacgctatattaaatattttttcttgttctgCAGGTCAAAACAATAAAGGAAAGATTAAATATCGTTCAAGCGACTCTTCTACTTTCTACAAAATGcatctgtaatttttcgatgtaatttttattgagaaaaagtgtattttatgaggaaaaaaataaaccttaaAACGGAAAGAGTTAAATAATGAGCTCAGACCTCCAGTTTTCCATAGCCAGATTATGTGCTAAAGCTtcgtagaaaaatttcaaaataaaataaacaaattaatcaattcaGTTATGatagtcaaattaaaaaatatatattatttacctCTACTATTACGAAAGATCTTAATGGATTTTGCACTCttaacaaacaataataatcattttcagGAAACCGAAAGTATATGTGTATAATATGAGTGGTTGGCACGTGTTAATTCGGTCACGGGATAGCGCGGATGCTGTGGCTTTAGGCAGCCGGTGCCGAATAAATTTAGAGAAGCGAGTGTGAGCCAGGTAAGATATATAATGTGACCGTACCAGCATCTCCAGATGACAGGCACACGCGAGCCGCGCGCTGCGAATGCCAATCGATTAGAATGTGCGTGCTGGAAGCTGGCAGCGGACGCGCACGTAAATTAAATCGCCACGATTGGCCCATCCATTCATTTCTTTGTGCGCACGGCTACTcgttatatatattttatccgCCCAGTCACGCAGTCGGATCATGtttatacttttattttttatttctagtttTCTGTCAAGCTGGCTGTAGCCTTGGAATACTTCTAATGTTGccgtcaaaaataaataattgctatataaatagaaaataccTTATATACGAGAGAAACAGATGAATACGCGCGGAGAGCAACTTGAATTATctgtttgattaattatttatgtcaCATTTGATACACAGGTTCGGGaacagtttaaaaatcaaatttttagcacctaatagtttttcaattaaaactcaTCACCTATTATTAAGGAGGTTTTAATCAGAGGTGtgaaattcagaaattttttgCTTGCATGAACGTAATGTTTATGCCaaacattcaaaataattttttaggtaGTCGCCTCGTTATTTTTCCCTCGAGAATCCATAAATTGGCATAGGTTTATCCCGAATTCCGCGACAAAGACGCTAGCGACGCTTTTTACGACCAATAAAATACTAAAGAGTCCAATTAAAAGCGCggagcataaaatttaattgaataaaattatacaacaCGACGAGACGAGCAGCCAAATAGATTTCCGTCGACTATGCTGTTGGCTGcatattaaagaaaaagatTTCGCGCTACGTGCTTTATGAACTCCTCATTCCACCGTGCTCGATTTGCATTTTCCGAGAAGCATTCCAACAATATTGTTTTGATGATTTAACTAAATTCATTCTTGCCGCGAGATGCAAATTGGTCGAAATGGATGAGCCACATTTTGGCAGCCACAATAATTTTCCTTACTCTATTAAAGCAGCGCGGCTCGTAATAGGTCTGGTAGCgcagataatttaatttagcattttatgCAAAGCGGGGACACAGTTCTTATTTTGAATGATTATTGCACTACTTGTGGATGTCGTTGTTTTGTCCAATTCACTTGCGGCAGACGCAAAAATGGACAAGGAAGCGACGAGCTtgtcttattattattattatttgcatgcTCCTCTCAATGCGGTCGGGCGAAGCGG is part of the Cloeon dipterum chromosome 1, ieCloDipt1.1, whole genome shotgun sequence genome and harbors:
- the LOC135945764 gene encoding uncharacterized protein LOC135945764; its protein translation is MEAHHKALTVILILMQLQYSPSSEQSVTDSVCRLENLVTKQDFSWRKRSDQFECIAKCSAATEAQSDEKSKKPSFLRRIFTPVMKAINCFTQPRKVTAFCKAKVKELIMQQSGDYPLFYFPVLIQDGRFKAEKFCRSHFLDFGVESSMLSFMMSNYPNFPKNIKLWTSDVEVMDATAKNRTVACKVFTMRRGNFTTELENCDNPNFFICILPELCHEETCASRCTGQKCKESKSKEECTAECMKPNCGNEITAKFGYKSSDGEFFEKCGYQYLVSKSVSFSPNAARMFCCTKQMSLIGLYSEEESKCLAAELIRRKLHVQAFWTSANVSATCSDTYFWCNLDGSAELIDSNLLPNNPDTSKKLAAQVDNATGSIVYEFESSSSLRRVICKRVLPHRCTESVCIPVGCELEYKENLKRKFTPAVYRPGCVYVNGCNRIYDVSTVLKETQFQAAKYSCANFDVNTTFCALETKEEFDCLLKVFKANNIKSGQYYVSASSFGCPRSVRWCNERDNPLMEGPHIQWEEGEPSMDPSKECVYARYNNVTNQITFGKIHCAVNLWYIKESEPIYTNNSFGLD